One Suncus etruscus isolate mSunEtr1 chromosome 13, mSunEtr1.pri.cur, whole genome shotgun sequence genomic region harbors:
- the C13H3orf80 gene encoding uncharacterized membrane protein C3orf80 homolog translates to MWGPGAAADGPGVVPTLLLALVALAVPSRGGGCAELACGERERCCATANATAVRCCKLPLHAFLDGVGWVVRKLSGLLILLVLFAIGYFLQRIICPSPRRAPRPGQAGPSAAPDAHDADDAPSALLRDEVASGSQDSLLDRGGPPERLSPGFLQLPSYDEVKYLPTYEESMRLQQLGPGDVVLPVSVLGAPEPAPRSRFPLI, encoded by the coding sequence ATGTGGGGCCCCGGGGCGGCGGCCGACGGCCCCGGGGTGGTGCCCACGCTGCTGCTGGCGCTGGTGGCGCTGGCGGTGCCCTCGCGGGGCGGCGGGTGCGCCGAGCTGGCGTGCGGGGAGCGGGAGCGCTGTTGCGCCACGGCCAACGCCACGGCCGTGCGCTGCTGCAAGCTGCCCCTGCACGCCTTCCTGGACGGCGTGGGCTGGGTGGTGCGCAAGCTCTCCGGGCTGCTCATCCTGCTGGTGCTCTTCGCCATCGGCTACTTCTTGCAGCGCATCATCTGCCCCAGCCCGCGCCGGGCCCCGCGCCCCGGCCAGGCGGGCCCCTCCGCGGCCCCCGACGCCCACGACGCCGACGACGCGCCCAGCGCGCTGCTGCGAGACGAGGTGGCCTCCGGCTCCCAGGACTCGCTGCTGGACCGCGGCGGCCCCCCCGAGCGCCTGTCGCCGGGCTTCCTGCAGCTGCCCAGCTACGACGAGGTCAAGTACCTGCCCACCTACGAGGAGTCCATGAGGCTGCAGCAGCTGGGCCCCGGCGACGTGGTGCTGCCCGTGTCGGTGCTCGGCGCCCCCGAGCCCGCCCCCCGGAGCCGCTTCCCGCTCATCTGA